The genomic DNA CCCGGCAGCCGCTTGACCAGATCGACGATCTTCGGCTCGACGCGGTTGATCATGTTGACCTGGCCGCCTTGGAGCGCGGCGGTCCGCGCCGTTGCGTCGTTGATGATGATGATCTCGACCTGGTCGGCATGACCATATTTGTCGGGCTGCCAGTAATTGGCGAAACGCTCGCCGCCGTACTTCACGCCCGGCTTGTTGATGGCCACCTTGTATGGGCCGGTGCCGATGCCGGCGTCGGGCTTGTCCATGCCGCCGTTCGGCTGGATGATCAGATGGTAGTCGGCCATCAGATAGGGCATGTCGGCGTTCGGATCCTTCAGCGTGACCACGACATTGCCGCCATCGGTCTTGATGGTGTCGATGCCCTTAAGCACGCCGAGCGCGCCAGACTTCGACTTCTCGTCGCTGTGGCGCTTCAGCGTCGCCACCACGTCGTCCGGCGTCACTTCCTTGCCGTTGTGGAACTGGACGCCCTTGCGGATCTTCATTGTCCAGGTCTTGGCGTCGTCCGACGCGCCGATCTCCTCGGCGATGAGATATTCGACACCGCCGCCCGGCGCGAGTTCGACCAAGGTCTCGCCCCAGACTTTGCCGAAGGCAAACGGAACCTGGCTGGCGTCCAGCGCCGGGTCGAGGCTGTCGGTGGATGCACCACCAACCATGCCTGCTTTCAGCGTGCCGCCCTTGACCGGACCAGCGGCGCGGGCAGCGCTCGAAAGCAGCGAATTGGCAAAGGTAGCGGTGACGCCGAGCGCGGCGGCACGGCCAAGGAAATCGCGGCGGCTGAGCTTGCCGGACGCGACACGGCGGCTGAGATATTCGAGTTCTTTAGACATTATGGTTCCTCACTCTGATGGTTCGACCTTGCGGTCGTTTCTTGTTTTCTTGTGAGGGATAATGACCGCAACGGAAAGCTGTAAGCAAGACCGAATGCGACATGCCGTGGCGTAAATGGCGCGTCGCATTGGACCAATCTTTCAGCAGTCAGACGAGGGCGCGGGGAATCGCCTGCTCGAAGTTGCGTTCGAAAACCAGCTTCTCGTCCTCATAGGCCTCGATTCTGGCGCTGAGGATGAAGTTTTGGGCGTCCGAGCGCATGTTGGCGAAGGTCTCGGTCCGCACCGACCATTCATTCCGCGACAAGGTCTGCGTCCAATGGGTGCTTCCCGTCGCCGACTGCGGATCGTCGGGATGGATCGCCCATGTCTCCCGGACGATGCTGCCGTTGACGAGCCCGTGCGCAAGGTCGCGCACCTCGCCGAAATCATCCGTTATGGAAAGTGTGACGACCCCGGTCTTTTCATTGCGGTCGATGTGCCGTTCGGAGTTGGTGGGCCTGATCGTCTCCGTCGCCCAGGGGGTGGCTCCCTCCGGTTCGGCGAACGAGACCTCGTCGCCTTTCGCCAGCGGGCGAAGCGGCAGCTTGAGCGTCGCCGCCGACAATTCGAGCGTCACCGGCTCCGGCGAAGGCCAGATCATCGGCCAGTAGGCTGTCGAAATGGCAACGCGCAGTTTGTGGCCCACCGGCACGCGATAGGCGCACTGGTCGAGCACGACGCGTGCCGAGACGGTCTCGCCCGGCGTCAGCGCCTGCGGGAACTCATGCGAGTTGCGATGCGTGAGATTGAGCACGCCATAGGAGATCAGCTCCGAGGCGCCGTCGGGATGCACGTCGCAGAGCCGCACCGCGATGTTGGCCTGGCGCCGATCGGAGGCAACCCGCACTTCGAGCTCCGGCGCGCCGACGATGTCGATCGCCTGCTCGAGCTCGGCCTGGTCGAAGCACACCGAAAGCGCGTCGTCAGGACGCTGGTCGCCCGGCAATTCCGGACCGAAGGTGAATGGAAAATACTCGCCGCCGGCGAGCCCGCAATTCTGCGGCGAGGCGACGATCGCCGGCTTGGCGCCACCAGGAACGAGCTCGGTCACCTCGACCTTGATGTTGGGCGACGGCCATTCCCGCTCCGCCACCCAGCGGCCCGGCCGCTCCGGATGCCATCGGGCCGGCCGCACGCTGTCCATGACATAGGCGCGGTAGTCCGGATCGTTCTCGACGCCTGTCTCGGCGCCCTTCAGCCAGCGGTCCCACCAGCGCAGCGCCTCCTGCAGGAAGCCGATGGCCGGACTGGGCGCGGCGTAGTGCGGGTATTTGTGGATCCAGGGCCCGACGATGCCCTTAACCGGTGCCTCGATGTTGGTGACGAGATTGGAGATCGTGTTGCGGTAACCGTCATGCCAGCCGCCGATCGACAGCACGGCCGCATGAACAGCCGAGAAATCCTCGCAGATCGAGCCGCGCTTCCAATAGGCGTCGCGATGCTGGTGGCTGAGCCAGAGCGGCAGAAGGAAAGGCTGGTTCTCCAGCCGGCTGAGCCACAGGTCGCGCCAGCGGTTGCCACCGGCAATCAGCGGATCCGGCGGACGCGACGAATAGGAGAGCATCGTCGAGGCCCAGCCGAAATTCTCGAGCAACAGGCAGCCACCCTTGTAGTGGATGTCGTCGGCATAGCGGTCGACGGTCGAGCACAGGCTGATCACCGCCTTCAGCGCCGGCGGCTGCTTTGCCGCGACCTGCAGGCAGTTGAAGCCGCCCCAGGAGATGCCCATCATGCCGACACTGCCGTTGCACCAGGGTTGCGCGGCCGCCCAGGCGATGACGTCACAGGCGTCCTGCAATTCCTGCTCGGAATATTCGTCGTCCATCAGCCCTTCGGAATCGCCATTGCCGCGCATGTCGACGCGGATCGAAGCGTAGCCATGGCCGGCGAAATAGGGATGCGTCAGCTGATCGCGGAAGATGGTGCCGTCACGCTTGCGATAGGGCAGATGCTCGAGGATCGCCGGCACCGGATTTTCCGCCGCATCCTCCGGCATCCATATGCGGGCCGACAGCCGGCAGCCATCCGGCATGACGATGGCCATGTCGGGAAATTCGACGACCTTGCGAGGGACAATGACGGCTTTCATGGGCCGCATAACGCCCTGCCCGGAGATGACTTTCAATCGCTATTCGCGACCTGGCGCAGCGAAATCTGCGACCTGTCACGAAGGCGGGCGGCTGGAGCGGTTCAGCGTTTTGGCAGAATCGCTCCGGCTATTTGTCTTCACGCAATCCCGGACCAGATACGAGCCTTACTCGTCCGCCTTGAAGGTCTGCTTCTGCTGGCCCATGCCTTCGATGCCGAGCTCGACCACGTCGCCGGCTTTCAGGAACACCGGCGGCTTCATGCCGAGGCCGACGCCGGGCGGCGTGCCGGTGGAAATGATGTCGCCGGGATGCAGCGACATGAACTGGCTGAGATAGGACACCAGATATTTGACGCCGAAGACCATGGTCCTGGTCGAACCGTTCTGCATGGTCTTGCCGTTGACGGTCAGCCACATCTTCAGGTTCTGCGGATCGGCGATCTCGTCCTTGGTCACCAGCCAGGGGCCGATAGGACCGAAAGTGTCGCAGGACTTGCCCTTGGTCCACTGGCCCTGGCGCTCGGCCTGGAAGGCGCGCTCGGAAACATCGTGTGCAACGCAATAGCCGGCAACATAATCCAGCGCGTCATCCTCGCTGACATACTTCGCCGTCTTGCCGATGACGACGCCAAGCTCCACCTCCCAATCGGTCTTGACCGAGCCGCGCGGGATCAGCACGTCGTCGTCCGGCCCGACGATGGCCGAGCTTGCCTTCATGAAGATGATCGGCTCGGGCGGCACGGTGGCGCCGGTCTCGGCGGCATGGTCGGAATAGTTGAGACCGATGCAGATGAATTTTCCGGTGCCGGCAACGCAGGCGCCCATGCGCGGCTTGCCGGAAACGGCCGGAAGCGATTTCGGATCGAGCTTGGAGAGCACGTCCAGCGAAGCCGGATTGAGCGCCGTGCCGGCGATGTCGGGGATGTAGGCCGAAAGGTCGCGGATTGTCCCATCCTGATCGAGCAGACCGGGCCGTTCGCTGCCTGCCTCGCCATAGCGCAACAACTTCATCTTTCTTCTCCACCTTGCGGCCAAAGGCCGTTTTGCAACACTCTTCGCCCGGATGACGGCTTCACTGCGAAGGCCGGCGGACCGTATTCGTCAGCCCGATCTCCGGCAAGCACGCATGGCGCTCAGGGCCGCCGGCGGGCAGGATTTTCAGACTTTCCGATCCTCTGCCAATTAACGCGGGGTTGGGCGCGATCTTTCTGTCCGCCAACGGTCTTTTCCCGGCGGCGATCAGATCGACCAGCCGCCGTCGATATTATAGGCCTGACCCGACGTGTAGGTCGCTCCCGCCAGATAGACGGCGAGATCGGCGATCTCCTCGGGCGTACCCAGCCTTCCCATGGGCTGACGGGCGATGAAGGCGGCACGCGCCGCCTCATAGTCGCCCTGCGCATGCATGCGGTCCTGCAGCGACGGGCTCTCGACCGTGCCCGGGCAGATGGCATTGCAGCGGATTCCTCTGGCGACATAGTCGGCGGCGACCGCTTTGGTGAGGCCGACGACCGCCGCCTTGGTCAGGCCATAGACGAAGCGGTTCGGCACGCCCTTCTGCGAGCTCGCCAGCGACGCCATGTTGATGATCGAGCCGTCGCCGCGCTCCAGCATGCCGGGCAGCACGGCGCGGATGGTGCGGATCATCGAGTGGACATTGAGGTTCAAGGCGAAGTCGAGGTCCTCATCCTTCATTTCGAGGATGGAGCCCGAATGGACGAAGCCGGCGCAATTGAACAGCACGTCGACCGGGCCGATCTCGGCGAAGGCAGCAGCGACGGCCGCGTCGTTCAGCACGTCGAGCTTGCGGGTCTTGATGCCGGATGTCTTGGCGAGTTCAGCCAGCTGCGGCTCGTTGATGTCGGTGGCGTGAACCGTGGCGCCTGCCTTGGCGAAAGCCAGCGCGCTTGCCCGGCCGATGCCTTGCGCCGCCGCGGTGACCACAGCCACCTTGCCTGCCAGATCCGCCATGCCTTTTCTCCTCGCCTGCCTGGTGCGTCCGCCTTTATCGATGGCCGGCTGCGGCGTCGTGTGCCAGACAGCCGGCATCGTGCGGCCTACGCTGCGATTTCACAGATAAAGATGTTTTTTCTCGTTAAAGAACACGCGCACAAGCGTCAAGTCCGGACGCAATCAGCTTCGCGGCGGCGGCCAAGAACGGAGCCGCACACCGAACCTCGTCGCCGCAACGGCGCTGGAGCGCAAAGGCGAGATGCCTCAGTCGCCGTAGGGCACCCAGACATTCTTGACCTCGATGGCGCGGCGCAGGAAGGCCTCGCCGGCGGCTTCGTTTGACGCCCAATCGAGAGTGCGGCCATTGCCGGTCCAGACGCGTTTGAGGTTGCCGATGGAATCGGCCTCCGCCTTGGCGCAGGTGTCGGCGTCGGCGAATATCCAGAGCCCGTCGACGTCATCATGCTTGGCCAGCACGCCGCAAAGTTCGGCGCTGCGGCCGGTGACGATGTTGATGGCGCCGGCCGGGATGTCGGAATATTCGATCACCTGGTAGAGATCGGTGGCTAAAAGCGGGTAGCGCTCGGACGGAACGGCCACCACCGTGTTGCCCATGGCGAGCGCCGGCGCCACCAGCGAGACGAGGCCGAGCAACGGCTGGTTGTCCGGCGCGACGATGCTGACGACACCCACCGGCTCATGCAGCGCCAGCGTGACCGCGCGGGCCGGCGGCTGGTGGACGCGGCCCTCGAACTTGTCGGTAAGGCCGGCATAGAGGAACAGCCGCTCGATCGACTGCTCGACCTCTTCACGGGCCGCTTTGGCGGCAACGCCGGTGAGCTGGACAAGACGGGCAGCGAACTCGTCGGCGCGGCCGGACAGGTTCTCGGCCAAATAGTAGAGCACCTGGCTGCGGTTAAAGGCCGTTGCATCCGGCCAGGCCTTGCACGCGCGGGCAGCAGAAACCGCATCACGTATGTCCTTGCGGTTGCCGAGGCCGACTTCGCCGGCAAGCTTGCCCTTGGCGGTCGCGACAGCCAGCGAATAATTCCCATCCGGCCGCACCTGCTTGCCGCCGATGAACAGCTTCGCCGTGCGGTCGATTGCCGTGCCGTCGGCCTGCTCGACGGGCTGGGCCGAGCCGGCTGCAGCCGGCTTGATAGCCGGGCCCACGGGCAGCTTTGCCGAAAGATATTCGAACATGCCTTCGCGGCCACCTTCGCGGCCGAAGCCGCTTTCGCGATAGCCGCCGAAGCCGCAGGCGGCGTCGAACATATTGGTGCCGTTGACCCAGACCACGCCGGCCTTCAATTGCGGCGCGACATGCAGGGCAAGGTTGACATTCTCGCTCCACACCGAGGCGGCAAGGCCGTAGCGCGTGTTGTTGGCAAGCTCGATCGCCTCCTCGGTATTGCGGAAGCTCATCGTCGCCAGCACCGGCCCGAAGACCTCTTCCTGCGCCAGAATATTAGCCGGCGAAACAGACGTCGCGAGCGTCGGCAGATGATAGTGACCTGTGGATGGCAACGCGGCGTCCGGCTGCCAGCAGACGGCGCCTTGCTTGGCGCCCTCGGCGATCAGGCCCTTGACGCGATCGAGCTGCGTGCGGTCGACGAGCGGTCCGATATCGGTGTTCTTGTCGAGCGGGCTGCCGACCCGCAGCCGGCTCATCCTGACCTTGACCTTGGCGATGAAAGCCTCGGCGATGCCTTCCTGGACCAGCAGGCGCGAGCCGGCACAGCAGACCTGCCCCTGGTTGAACCAGATGCCGTCGACCAGACCTTCGACGGCGCTGTCGAGATCGGCATCCTCGAAGACGATGAAGGCCGACTTGCCGCCAAGCTCCAGCGACAGTTTCTTGCCCGAGCCGGCGGTGGCCTTCCTGATGATCTTGCCGACTTCCGAAGAGCCGGTGAAGGCGATCTTCTGGATACCGGGATGGTTGACGATGGCAGCACCCGCCTCGGGTCCGCCCTGGACGATGTTGACGACGCCCTTCGGCACCCCTGCCCGCTCGCAGATCTCGGCAAACAGGATAGCGGTGAGCGGCGTGAATTCGGCCGGCTTCAGCACCACGGTGCAGCCGGCGGCCAAAGCCGGCGCGATCTTCCAGGCGAGCATCAGCAGCGGAAAATTCCACGGAATGACCTGGCCGACGACGCCGACCGGATTGTGGTCGGAAAAATCCTTTTCGAGCGTCTGCGCCCAGCCGGCATGATGGATGAAATGGCGGATCGCCAGCGGCACGTCGATGTCGCGGCTCTCGCGGATCGGCTTGCCGTTGTCGATCGATTCCAGCACCGCGAACAGGCGCTGGTGGCGCTGCATGGCGCGGCCGATGGCATAGAGCACCTTGGCTCTGGCGTAACCAGAGCTGGCGCTCCACTTCGGCAGCGCCTTCGCGGCCGCCGCGACCGCCGCATCGATGTCGGCGGCGCCCGCATCCGAGACCTTGGCGAGCAGCTTGCCGGAGGACGGCTCGCTGGTGTCGAAGGTCTTGCCGCTCGCCGCCGCCTTCCAGGCGCCGTCGATGAACAGCGCTTTTGCGAAATCACGCGAGGCTATCCAGGCATCGGCTTCATTGCGGGCTTCCGGCGCCGGGCCGTAGTCCATAGCGTGATAGCGTTCGAGGATGTTCATGGGGCGCCTCCTTTGCCCTCTCCCTTGTGGGGAGGGTCGATCGGCAGAGCCGATCGGGGTGGGGGTAAATGGCTGATGGTTCGGTGCATTGGACAGGCTGATCTGATTCTTCGACCCCACCCCGCCGCTGCGCGGCGACCCTCCCCACAAGGGGGAGGGTGGGCGTTACGCCATTGCGTGGCGATGGTTGGCCGAATAGTGGCCGGTCAAGTGATGCTCGAGCTGGCGTTCGATGTCGGTGAGCAGGCTGGAGGCGCCGAAGCGGAACAAGGTCGGCTCGAGCCAGGGCCGGCCGAGCTCTTCCTTCATCAGCACCAGCCAGTCGAGAGAGACCTTGGCCGTCGAAATGCCGCCGGCCGGCTTGAAGCCGATGAGATAGCCTGTTTCCTCGAAATAAGCGCGGATGGCGCGCACCATGGCAAGCCCGACGGGAAGCGTGGCGTTGACGCTTTCCTTGCCGGTCGAGGTCTTGATGAAGTCGGCGCCCGCCATCATCGCCACCATCGAGGCCAGCATCACATTACGCAGCGTGGAAAGGTCGCCGGTGCCGAGGATGACCTTGAGATGAGCCTCGCCGCAGGCGGCGCGCATGGCGACGATCTCGTTGAACAACTCGCGCCACTTGGCGCCGTAGACCAGGCCGCGCGGAATGACGACGTCGATCTCGTCGGCGCCGTCGCGCACCGAGGCCTCGATCTCCTGCAGGCGCGTCGACAGCGGCGCAAGCCCGTGCGGGAAGGCGGTCGAAACGGCTGCGACATGGACGCCGGTGCCGCGCAGCGCCTCGACCGCGGTGGCGACGAAGGGATGATAGACGCAGACCGCCGCCGGGCGGATGGTTTCGCCGGCGATGCCGAGGCCATCGACGATATCCTTGCGCAGCGGGTTGATCGCTTTGGCGCAGAGCCGGCGCACGCGCTCGTCGGTGTCGTTGGAATTCAGCGTGGTGAGGTCCATGCAGGCAATGGCGCGGAGCAGCCAGGCGGCCTGGTTGTCGGCCTTGATCGAACGCCGCTTGGTGAGCGTGGCGACGCGGCGCTCGAGTGCCGAGCGGTTGACGCTGCGCACCGATTCCAGAAAGCCGAGATCGAGCTTCATGCCGGGGTTGCGCGCAATGCCGTGCTCCAGCGGCACCGGCGTGTTGGCGGCGGCGCGCGCCGGCAGCGGCATGACCTTGGACGCGCCTGCGCCCGCCTCGCGGATCGTGCTGCTCATCTCCTGCCCTTTCTCAGCGACCTCAGCCGAAGATAGCCCGTGAAGCGATGCTTCACGAGTCCTTCAGTGGGTCATAACGGAAAAAGGCCACCGAAGCAGCAGATTTTTGACCATACGGTCAAAACAACATGTTGGCGGACTGCGACGCGCCTCAGCCGACGAAGGCGCGCTCGACGACGAAGCTCGCCGGATGGCTCAAGGAACCTTCCTGAAAGCCGAGGCTTTCGGCGAGCTCCTTGACGTCCTTCAGCATGTGCATCGAGCCGCAGATCATGATGCGGTCGGTCTCGGGATTGAGCTTGTCGATGCCGAGGTCGGAATAGAATTTGCCCGAGCCGATCAGCGCGGTGATGCGGCCCATGCGAGGCGACTCCTCGCGCGTCGTCGAGTTGTAGAGCGTGACGCGGCCGCCGGTCAGCTCGCCGATCAGCGGATCGGTCTCAAGTGCCGTCACCAGTTCCTGGCCATAGAGAAGCTCGGCCTTGTCGCGGCAGGTGTGGGTGAGGAAGACGTGGTCGAACTTCTCATAGGTGTCGGGGTCGCGCAGCAGGCTGGCGAAGGGCGCGATGCCGGTTCCGGTCGAGATCATGAACAACCGCTTTGCAGGCGTCAGCGCGTCGAGCACCAGCGTGCCGGTCGCCTTCTGGCGCATGATGACGGTGTCGCCGACCTCAATCTTCTGCAGCTCGGAGGTCAGCGGACCGTCCGGCACCTTGATCGAGAAGAATTCGAGCTCGTCGTCCCAGGCGGGGCTGGCGACGGAATAGGCGCGGAAGATCGGCTTCTCGGCGTTGGGCAGGCCGATCATGACGAACTCGCCGGAGCGGAAGCGCAGCGATTGCGGCCGGGTGATGCGGAACGAGAACAGGCGGTCGGTGTAGTGCTTCACCGAAACCACCGTCTCGGCATAAACATTGGCCGGGATCGGGAACTGAAGCGGCCTGACGCCGGCGATGTTGACCGCGGATGTCGTGTTCATCAAACCCAACTTTCCGGCGCGGACGCGGGGCGCAGGCGCCAAACTTTATCCCTTCGCGTCCGAACGGTCGGGTTCCAACGCGATTCTCACACACTGCCAACAGCAGGCCCTTGTGTTGGAAAGTTATTAGTATACAAACGATCTTGAGGTCAAGATCAGGGCGTAAAACACCTTTCCAAACTGGGACATGTCTGTAGTCTTAGCATTTCGGGTTTCGGCAATGGATGAGAAATTTTCGGCGTCGGCGGGAAATGTTGTCGCAGGCATCGATGTCGGCGGAACCTTCACCGATCTGCTGCTGATCGACGGCAAGGCGGGCGGCAAGGTGCATATCGCCAAGACGCCGACCACGGTGGAAAACCAGGCCTTCGGCGTGGTCGCCGCACTTGCCGCGACCGGCTTCCCGGTCGACGGCATCGACCTCATCGTGCACGGCACGACGACCACCACCAATGCCGTGCTGGAGCGCCGGCTGGCAAGGACCGGCATGATCACCACGCGCGGCTTTCGCGATGTGATCGAGCTCGGCCGGCGCACAAGGCCGCAAGCCTATGGCATGACGGGCACCTTCGTGCCGGTCATTCCGCGCGATCTGCGGCTCGAAGTCTCGGAGCGGGTCGAGGCCTCCGGCGCCGTGCGCATGCCGCTCGACGAGGCGGAAATGCGTACCGCCGTCAAGCAATTGCTGGATGCCGGCTGCGAGTCGCTCGTCATCCATTTCCTGCATTCCTACGCCAACCCTTCGCATGAGCGGCGCGCGGCGGAGATCGCGGCAGGGCTCTGGCCGAACGGCCACATCACCACCGGCCATGCGCTGCTTTCGGAAGCGCGCGAGTTCGAGCGCGGCGTGACGGCGGCGGTCAACGCCTCGGTGCAGCCGATCCTCGAGCGCTATGTCGAGCGGCTGCGCAAGGAG from Mesorhizobium sp. M1E.F.Ca.ET.045.02.1.1 includes the following:
- a CDS encoding ABC transporter substrate-binding protein, producing MSKELEYLSRRVASGKLSRRDFLGRAAALGVTATFANSLLSSAARAAGPVKGGTLKAGMVGGASTDSLDPALDASQVPFAFGKVWGETLVELAPGGGVEYLIAEEIGASDDAKTWTMKIRKGVQFHNGKEVTPDDVVATLKRHSDEKSKSGALGVLKGIDTIKTDGGNVVVTLKDPNADMPYLMADYHLIIQPNGGMDKPDAGIGTGPYKVAINKPGVKYGGERFANYWQPDKYGHADQVEIIIINDATARTAALQGGQVNMINRVEPKIVDLVKRLPGVTIRAASGRGFYPFNMFCDTAPFDNNDLRMALKLAMDREEMLQKILRGYGSVGNDMPVNKAYPLFSEDIEQRKFDPEKAAALYKKSGHSGSILLRTSDVAFPGAVDAAQLYQQSCAKAGIKIEIKREPGDGYWTEVWNKQPFSLSYWGGRPTQDQMYSTAYLSTADWNDTRFKRPDFDKMVLAARGELDEAKRKKIYRDMGEMMRDEGGLIVPFFNQFVDATGKGVEGWVDNPAQELANGHALIQCWLQA
- a CDS encoding CocE/NonD family hydrolase translates to MKAVIVPRKVVEFPDMAIVMPDGCRLSARIWMPEDAAENPVPAILEHLPYRKRDGTIFRDQLTHPYFAGHGYASIRVDMRGNGDSEGLMDDEYSEQELQDACDVIAWAAAQPWCNGSVGMMGISWGGFNCLQVAAKQPPALKAVISLCSTVDRYADDIHYKGGCLLLENFGWASTMLSYSSRPPDPLIAGGNRWRDLWLSRLENQPFLLPLWLSHQHRDAYWKRGSICEDFSAVHAAVLSIGGWHDGYRNTISNLVTNIEAPVKGIVGPWIHKYPHYAAPSPAIGFLQEALRWWDRWLKGAETGVENDPDYRAYVMDSVRPARWHPERPGRWVAEREWPSPNIKVEVTELVPGGAKPAIVASPQNCGLAGGEYFPFTFGPELPGDQRPDDALSVCFDQAELEQAIDIVGAPELEVRVASDRRQANIAVRLCDVHPDGASELISYGVLNLTHRNSHEFPQALTPGETVSARVVLDQCAYRVPVGHKLRVAISTAYWPMIWPSPEPVTLELSAATLKLPLRPLAKGDEVSFAEPEGATPWATETIRPTNSERHIDRNEKTGVVTLSITDDFGEVRDLAHGLVNGSIVRETWAIHPDDPQSATGSTHWTQTLSRNEWSVRTETFANMRSDAQNFILSARIEAYEDEKLVFERNFEQAIPRALV
- a CDS encoding fumarylacetoacetate hydrolase family protein, yielding MKLLRYGEAGSERPGLLDQDGTIRDLSAYIPDIAGTALNPASLDVLSKLDPKSLPAVSGKPRMGACVAGTGKFICIGLNYSDHAAETGATVPPEPIIFMKASSAIVGPDDDVLIPRGSVKTDWEVELGVVIGKTAKYVSEDDALDYVAGYCVAHDVSERAFQAERQGQWTKGKSCDTFGPIGPWLVTKDEIADPQNLKMWLTVNGKTMQNGSTRTMVFGVKYLVSYLSQFMSLHPGDIISTGTPPGVGLGMKPPVFLKAGDVVELGIEGMGQQKQTFKADE
- a CDS encoding SDR family oxidoreductase; this encodes MADLAGKVAVVTAAAQGIGRASALAFAKAGATVHATDINEPQLAELAKTSGIKTRKLDVLNDAAVAAAFAEIGPVDVLFNCAGFVHSGSILEMKDEDLDFALNLNVHSMIRTIRAVLPGMLERGDGSIINMASLASSQKGVPNRFVYGLTKAAVVGLTKAVAADYVARGIRCNAICPGTVESPSLQDRMHAQGDYEAARAAFIARQPMGRLGTPEEIADLAVYLAGATYTSGQAYNIDGGWSI
- a CDS encoding aldehyde dehydrogenase family protein — its product is MNILERYHAMDYGPAPEARNEADAWIASRDFAKALFIDGAWKAAASGKTFDTSEPSSGKLLAKVSDAGAADIDAAVAAAAKALPKWSASSGYARAKVLYAIGRAMQRHQRLFAVLESIDNGKPIRESRDIDVPLAIRHFIHHAGWAQTLEKDFSDHNPVGVVGQVIPWNFPLLMLAWKIAPALAAGCTVVLKPAEFTPLTAILFAEICERAGVPKGVVNIVQGGPEAGAAIVNHPGIQKIAFTGSSEVGKIIRKATAGSGKKLSLELGGKSAFIVFEDADLDSAVEGLVDGIWFNQGQVCCAGSRLLVQEGIAEAFIAKVKVRMSRLRVGSPLDKNTDIGPLVDRTQLDRVKGLIAEGAKQGAVCWQPDAALPSTGHYHLPTLATSVSPANILAQEEVFGPVLATMSFRNTEEAIELANNTRYGLAASVWSENVNLALHVAPQLKAGVVWVNGTNMFDAACGFGGYRESGFGREGGREGMFEYLSAKLPVGPAIKPAAAGSAQPVEQADGTAIDRTAKLFIGGKQVRPDGNYSLAVATAKGKLAGEVGLGNRKDIRDAVSAARACKAWPDATAFNRSQVLYYLAENLSGRADEFAARLVQLTGVAAKAAREEVEQSIERLFLYAGLTDKFEGRVHQPPARAVTLALHEPVGVVSIVAPDNQPLLGLVSLVAPALAMGNTVVAVPSERYPLLATDLYQVIEYSDIPAGAINIVTGRSAELCGVLAKHDDVDGLWIFADADTCAKAEADSIGNLKRVWTGNGRTLDWASNEAAGEAFLRRAIEVKNVWVPYGD
- the deoC gene encoding deoxyribose-phosphate aldolase, whose protein sequence is MSSTIREAGAGASKVMPLPARAAANTPVPLEHGIARNPGMKLDLGFLESVRSVNRSALERRVATLTKRRSIKADNQAAWLLRAIACMDLTTLNSNDTDERVRRLCAKAINPLRKDIVDGLGIAGETIRPAAVCVYHPFVATAVEALRGTGVHVAAVSTAFPHGLAPLSTRLQEIEASVRDGADEIDVVIPRGLVYGAKWRELFNEIVAMRAACGEAHLKVILGTGDLSTLRNVMLASMVAMMAGADFIKTSTGKESVNATLPVGLAMVRAIRAYFEETGYLIGFKPAGGISTAKVSLDWLVLMKEELGRPWLEPTLFRFGASSLLTDIERQLEHHLTGHYSANHRHAMA
- a CDS encoding ferredoxin--NADP reductase; the encoded protein is MNTTSAVNIAGVRPLQFPIPANVYAETVVSVKHYTDRLFSFRITRPQSLRFRSGEFVMIGLPNAEKPIFRAYSVASPAWDDELEFFSIKVPDGPLTSELQKIEVGDTVIMRQKATGTLVLDALTPAKRLFMISTGTGIAPFASLLRDPDTYEKFDHVFLTHTCRDKAELLYGQELVTALETDPLIGELTGGRVTLYNSTTREESPRMGRITALIGSGKFYSDLGIDKLNPETDRIMICGSMHMLKDVKELAESLGFQEGSLSHPASFVVERAFVG